The nucleotide sequence CGCACAATCGCATGCTCAATCGTCATATCCGTTGGCGATTCCAAACCCAACGCCCGCAGGTCCGCATCCACCATCAGATTCACCAGCTCCACAAAGCTCAGCTCCGGCTCCCAACCCAGCGTCTGCTTCGCCTTACTCGGATCGCCAATCAGCAAATCCACTTCCGTCGGACGCAAATAACGTGGGTCAAACTCAACGTGGTCTTCCCACTTCAAGTTCACCCGGTTAAACGCTAACTCTAAGAACTCTTTCACTTCATGGGTCTCGCCCGTCGCTAACACATAGTCATCCGGCATCTCATGCTGCAACATCATCCACATGCCGCGCACATAATCCTTCGCATATCCCCAGTCACGCTTCGCATCCAAGTTGCCCATAAACAACTTCTCTTGCTGACCCGCCACAATCCGCGCCACAGCACGCGTAATCTTACGCGTCACAAACGTCTCACCACGACGCGGCGACTCATGGTTAAACAAGATGCCGTTGCAGGCAAACATGTCATAGGACTCGCGATAGTTTACCGTTTGCCAGTGACCATAAACCTTCGCACAGGCATAGGGACTACGCGGATAAAACGGCGTTGTTTCACTTTGCGGCACCGCCTGGACTAAACCAAACATCTCCGAAGAACCCGCTTGGTAATATTTCACCTGATTCCCCGTCCGCTGTTGGTAGTCCCGAATCGCTTCGAGCAAACGCAACACGCCCATCCCCACACAATCCACCGTGTACTCCGGTGAATCGAAACTGACACGCACGTGCGACTGCGCACCTAAGTTATAAATCTCGTGCGGCTGAACCTCTTCAATAATCCGGCCCAGCATCGTGCCGTCCGTTAGGTCCCCATAGTGCAAGAACAGTTTTGCACCTTCAATATGGGGATCCTCATACATGTGATCAATTCGATCCGTATTAAACGTCGACGTCCGACGAATAATCCCGTGGACTTCATAGCCTTTCTCCAATAACAGTTCGCTCAAGTACGAACCGTCTTGGCCAGTAATTCCTGTGATTAGGGCGCGCTTGCGATCGGTCAT is from Romeriopsis navalis LEGE 11480 and encodes:
- the gmd gene encoding GDP-mannose 4,6-dehydratase, encoding MTDRKRALITGITGQDGSYLSELLLEKGYEVHGIIRRTSTFNTDRIDHMYEDPHIEGAKLFLHYGDLTDGTMLGRIIEEVQPHEIYNLGAQSHVRVSFDSPEYTVDCVGMGVLRLLEAIRDYQQRTGNQVKYYQAGSSEMFGLVQAVPQSETTPFYPRSPYACAKVYGHWQTVNYRESYDMFACNGILFNHESPRRGETFVTRKITRAVARIVAGQQEKLFMGNLDAKRDWGYAKDYVRGMWMMLQHEMPDDYVLATGETHEVKEFLELAFNRVNLKWEDHVEFDPRYLRPTEVDLLIGDPSKAKQTLGWEPELSFVELVNLMVDADLRALGLESPTDMTIEHAIVR